Proteins encoded by one window of Ulvibacter sp. MAR_2010_11:
- a CDS encoding BamA/TamA family outer membrane protein yields MTQSLTKISLILGLTIFLLSCDAVKRVADDKFLLTDNTIIVDSVKSKDTKVYSQLAQKPNTKVLGIPIGIHIYNLADPQPDSTFQKWLHKNPKREERLVRFLSQKQVDELGYSYVGLNKWLKKSGDEPVVISESRINKSLDRLKRYYSSFGYFNTKADYTINKNEKRPKRASITYNVQRYQPYFVDSISENISSPVVDSLFKATRTSTFIKSGKQYAANDFVNERDRLTIQFRNSGLYYFDQDYVGFEADTVNTGHKANITYIIPDRKISEEDSSHTEPFKIHTINEVRVVTDYSFTRRNEQFKDSASHNGYKLYSYDALKFNPKAITDAISISPNKIFKDIDRTLTYTQISDLRIFKYPNISYQEDPADTTGTGLIATILLTPQKKYTLGVDFDVIPFPSPIQQFGMGFSSTLLIRNVFRGAETLELSGRGSVGSSKDAGDGSSSFFNTSELGGDIKLSFPRILFPINTDKFIPKYMSPFTSFSIGASAQNNIGLDRQTVNAIFNYRWKPSKIRRNQLDLMNIQYVRNLDVDNYFNVYPSSYDRLNEIAQDVGYTFSDPANPVLEIPDEANQFIDDFLDPTNQNSDFYDEVLSISERRFRLTENNLIFASNFIWTRDTREGLQDNTFSRFRWKAEIAGNVLSGIAGIAGLPKDANGNYKTFGVVFSQYAKLESEYIKHWELNDKNVLAFRVFGGLAVPYGNSNSVPFTRSYFAGGTNDNRGWRAYDLGPGSSGGIFDFNEANFKIALNGEYRYTILGALKGAFFVDAGNIWNVFDNIEDPASRFDGIQDLKEIAVASGFGLRYDFGFFVFRFDIGFKTHDPGRPVGERWFKDYNFPNAVYNIGINYPF; encoded by the coding sequence TTGACCCAAAGCCTCACAAAAATATCATTAATTTTAGGATTAACTATCTTTCTTTTATCTTGTGACGCAGTGAAACGCGTTGCAGACGATAAATTTTTACTTACTGATAATACAATAATCGTAGATAGTGTAAAAAGCAAAGACACAAAGGTATACAGTCAGTTAGCTCAAAAACCCAACACCAAGGTATTAGGAATTCCAATAGGTATTCATATTTACAATCTCGCAGATCCTCAACCCGATTCAACCTTCCAGAAATGGTTACATAAAAATCCTAAACGAGAAGAACGCCTGGTACGTTTTCTCTCTCAAAAGCAGGTAGACGAATTGGGCTATAGTTATGTGGGATTAAATAAATGGCTTAAGAAATCGGGAGACGAACCGGTTGTAATTAGTGAATCACGAATAAACAAATCGCTCGACCGTTTGAAACGCTACTATTCGAGTTTCGGGTATTTTAATACCAAAGCCGATTACACCATCAATAAAAACGAGAAGAGGCCCAAAAGAGCTTCAATTACCTACAATGTGCAGCGTTATCAGCCCTATTTTGTAGATAGTATCAGTGAAAATATTAGTTCTCCGGTGGTTGATTCCTTATTCAAAGCTACCAGAACCAGTACATTTATCAAGTCCGGCAAACAGTATGCCGCCAATGATTTTGTGAATGAACGCGACCGATTGACTATTCAGTTTCGAAATTCGGGATTGTATTATTTCGATCAGGACTACGTAGGTTTTGAAGCAGATACCGTAAACACGGGACACAAAGCCAATATTACTTACATAATTCCCGATCGGAAAATTAGCGAAGAAGACAGTAGCCACACCGAACCCTTTAAAATACATACCATCAATGAAGTTCGTGTGGTTACAGATTATTCATTTACCAGACGCAACGAACAATTTAAAGACTCGGCTTCGCACAATGGTTACAAATTGTACAGCTACGACGCCCTTAAATTTAACCCCAAAGCCATAACCGACGCAATTTCAATATCCCCCAATAAAATATTTAAGGATATCGACAGGACTTTGACCTATACTCAAATAAGTGATTTGCGTATTTTTAAATACCCAAACATCTCCTATCAGGAAGATCCTGCAGATACGACCGGAACAGGTCTTATTGCCACAATTTTACTCACCCCTCAGAAAAAATATACCCTGGGAGTAGATTTCGATGTCATCCCCTTCCCTTCCCCAATACAGCAATTTGGGATGGGCTTTAGTTCTACACTATTAATTAGAAACGTTTTTAGAGGTGCAGAAACATTAGAGCTTTCGGGGAGAGGAAGTGTGGGTTCCTCTAAGGATGCCGGAGATGGCAGCAGTAGTTTTTTTAATACCTCAGAGCTTGGAGGCGATATAAAACTTTCCTTTCCAAGAATTCTTTTTCCGATAAACACAGACAAGTTTATTCCAAAGTATATGTCGCCCTTCACCAGTTTTAGTATTGGTGCCAGTGCTCAGAATAATATAGGGTTGGATAGACAAACCGTGAATGCCATATTTAATTATCGCTGGAAGCCGTCAAAGATTCGACGCAATCAGTTAGACCTTATGAACATTCAGTATGTACGTAATTTGGATGTGGATAACTATTTTAATGTGTATCCCAGCTCTTATGATCGTCTTAATGAAATCGCACAAGATGTTGGCTATACGTTTAGCGATCCTGCAAATCCGGTGCTGGAAATTCCGGATGAAGCCAATCAGTTTATCGATGATTTTCTGGATCCTACAAACCAGAATTCAGATTTTTATGATGAGGTGTTGAGTATCTCCGAGCGTCGATTCCGTCTAACGGAAAACAATCTTATTTTCGCTTCCAATTTTATCTGGACACGCGATACCAGAGAGGGCTTACAGGATAATACTTTTTCCAGATTTCGTTGGAAGGCAGAAATTGCCGGTAATGTTCTTTCAGGAATTGCAGGTATCGCAGGCTTACCAAAAGACGCCAATGGAAATTATAAAACCTTTGGAGTGGTTTTCTCACAGTATGCTAAACTGGAAAGTGAATACATAAAACACTGGGAACTGAACGATAAAAATGTGCTAGCATTTAGAGTCTTTGGTGGATTAGCCGTCCCCTACGGCAATAGCAATAGTGTTCCCTTCACCCGAAGCTACTTTGCCGGAGGAACCAATGACAATCGTGGATGGCGTGCATACGACCTGGGACCCGGAAGCAGTGGTGGAATCTTCGACTTTAATGAAGCCAATTTTAAAATCGCTTTGAATGGCGAATACAGATATACTATTTTGGGAGCCTTAAAAGGGGCATTTTTTGTAGATGCCGGAAATATTTGGAACGTTTTCGACAATATTGAGGATCCCGCTTCAAGATTTGACGGGATTCAGGATTTAAAGGAAATTGCAGTTGCATCCGGATTTGGATTGCGATACGATTTCGGATTCTTTGTATTTCGCTTCGATATTGGATTTAAAACCCACGACCCGGGCAGACCGGTTGGAGAACGTTGGTTTAAAGATTATAATTTTCCTAATGCAGTCTATAATATAGGAATCAACTATCCTTTCTAA
- the fbaA gene encoding class II fructose-bisphosphate aldolase, translating into MSHSIMPGVATGREVQKIHKFAKEKGFAMPAVNVVGSNSVNTVMETAAALKAPVIIQFSNGGAHFNAGKGLSNEGQRAAIAGGITGALHIHELAKVYGATVILHTDHCAKSLLPWIDGLLDAGEKHFKQTGVPLYSSHMLDLSEEPIEENIEISKRYLERMSKMGMTLEIELGITGGEEDGVDNSDVDSSKLYTQPEEVAYAYEELMKVSDQFTVAAAFGNVHGVYKPGNVKLTPVILKNSQEFVQKKFKTGHNPIDFVFHGGSGSTLAEIREAIGYGIIKMNIDTDLQFAFTEGIRDYMTNNIEYLRTQIGNPDGADVPNKKHYDPRKWMREGEMTFKKRLEQAFHDLNNVNTL; encoded by the coding sequence ATGAGTCATTCTATCATGCCCGGCGTTGCAACGGGAAGAGAAGTTCAGAAAATACACAAATTCGCCAAGGAAAAAGGATTTGCAATGCCTGCCGTTAATGTGGTTGGTTCCAACAGCGTGAATACGGTAATGGAAACTGCTGCTGCCTTAAAGGCGCCGGTTATCATTCAGTTTTCGAATGGTGGCGCACATTTTAATGCCGGAAAAGGACTTTCTAACGAGGGGCAGCGCGCAGCGATTGCAGGAGGAATTACAGGTGCCTTACACATACACGAATTGGCCAAAGTTTACGGAGCAACGGTGATTCTTCATACAGACCATTGTGCCAAAAGTTTATTGCCATGGATTGATGGTTTACTGGACGCGGGAGAAAAACATTTCAAACAAACAGGAGTACCTTTATACAGCTCTCATATGCTGGACCTTTCCGAAGAACCCATCGAAGAAAATATTGAAATCTCCAAGCGCTATTTGGAACGTATGAGTAAGATGGGTATGACGCTGGAAATTGAATTGGGTATTACCGGTGGCGAAGAAGACGGCGTTGATAATAGTGACGTAGACTCTTCAAAATTATATACCCAACCTGAAGAAGTTGCCTATGCCTATGAGGAATTGATGAAGGTTAGCGACCAATTTACGGTTGCGGCTGCCTTCGGAAATGTACACGGGGTCTACAAACCCGGAAATGTAAAATTAACTCCGGTTATCCTAAAAAACTCTCAGGAATTTGTTCAGAAAAAATTCAAAACAGGTCACAATCCTATCGACTTTGTTTTTCACGGCGGAAGCGGTTCTACCTTAGCCGAAATTAGAGAGGCGATTGGATATGGTATTATTAAAATGAACATCGATACCGACCTTCAATTTGCATTTACTGAAGGAATTCGTGACTATATGACAAATAATATTGAGTATCTTAGAACACAAATAGGAAATCCCGATGGTGCCGATGTACCTAATAAAAAACACTACGACCCTCGCAAATGGATGCGCGAAGGCGAGATGACCTTTAAAAAACGATTGGAACAGGCCTTTCACGACCTGAACAATGTAAATACCCTATAA
- the accD gene encoding acetyl-CoA carboxylase, carboxyltransferase subunit beta, producing MSWFKRTKKGIQTPTEDKKDVPKGLWYKSPTGKIVDSEELEANFYVSPEDGYHVRIGSKEYFEILFDDNKFKELDKGLTSKDPLNFEDSKKYTDRLKEAQEKTGLKDAVRTAVGKSMGEDLVVACMDFRFIGGSMGSVVGEKIARAADYSLKKKIPFLIISKSGGARMMEAALSLMQLAKTSAKLAQLSDAGIPYISLCTDPTTGGTTASFAMLGDINISEPGALIGFAGPRVVRDTTGKELPEGFQTAEFVLDHGFLDFITHRRDLKRKLNLYLDLVLNRPLREKTA from the coding sequence ATGTCTTGGTTTAAACGAACAAAAAAAGGAATTCAGACCCCAACTGAAGATAAAAAGGATGTCCCCAAAGGACTCTGGTACAAATCCCCAACAGGAAAAATTGTCGATTCGGAAGAACTGGAAGCTAATTTCTATGTGAGTCCGGAAGATGGTTACCATGTTCGGATTGGCAGTAAAGAATACTTCGAAATTTTATTCGATGACAATAAATTCAAGGAATTGGACAAAGGGTTAACCTCTAAAGATCCGCTCAACTTTGAAGACAGTAAAAAATACACCGATCGTTTAAAGGAAGCGCAGGAAAAAACCGGATTGAAGGATGCGGTACGCACTGCAGTTGGGAAATCTATGGGAGAAGACCTGGTAGTCGCCTGTATGGATTTCCGCTTTATTGGAGGTTCTATGGGTAGTGTTGTAGGTGAAAAAATTGCCCGCGCTGCCGATTATTCTTTAAAAAAGAAGATTCCGTTCCTTATCATCTCCAAAAGTGGTGGTGCCCGAATGATGGAAGCAGCCCTGTCCTTAATGCAATTGGCCAAGACCAGTGCGAAACTAGCCCAATTGTCGGATGCAGGTATCCCGTATATTTCATTGTGTACAGATCCAACTACCGGAGGTACAACAGCCTCTTTTGCCATGTTAGGTGATATTAATATTAGCGAACCCGGTGCCTTAATTGGTTTTGCGGGACCTCGTGTGGTGCGAGATACTACAGGAAAAGAATTGCCAGAAGGTTTTCAAACCGCCGAATTTGTATTAGATCACGGCTTTTTAGATTTTATTACTCATAGAAGAGATTTAAAACGCAAACTGAATTTATACCTCGATTTGGTCCTCAACAGGCCTTTAAGAGAAAAAACAGCATAA
- the rpsO gene encoding 30S ribosomal protein S15 encodes MYLAPEEKQKIFAKHGKSKTDTGSAEGQIALFTYRIEHLTKHLKANHKDYNTERSLVKLVGKRRSLLDYLMKKDILRYRAIVKELGLRK; translated from the coding sequence ATGTATTTAGCACCTGAAGAAAAACAAAAAATCTTCGCAAAACACGGAAAGTCTAAGACTGACACTGGTTCGGCGGAAGGACAGATTGCGTTATTCACATATCGCATCGAACATTTAACCAAACACCTTAAAGCAAACCACAAGGACTACAACACAGAGCGTTCTTTGGTAAAACTGGTAGGAAAGCGTCGTTCTCTTTTAGACTATCTAATGAAAAAAGATATCTTGAGATACCGTGCTATCGTTAAAGAATTAGGATTACGTAAGTAA
- a CDS encoding polyribonucleotide nucleotidyltransferase: MIPKVFKEVIDLGDGREITIETGKLAKQAHGSVVVQSGKCMLLCTVVSNYEQKDLDFLPLTVDYREKFAASGRYPGGFFKREARPSDGEVLTMRLVDRVLRPLFPKDYHSETQVMIQLMSHDDEVMPDAMAGLAASAAIQLSDFPFECAISEARVGRIDGKFVINPTRAQLLESDIDMMIGASADSVMMVEGEMKEISEEEMVEAIKFAHDHIKVQCAAQIRLAEAFGKKEVREYPAEREDEDLAKKIHKMAYDKVYAIAKAGSAKHERSAAFSEIKEEIKASFSEEELEDIGGLVSKYYGKAEKAAIRDLTLNEGLRLDGRKTDEVRDIWCEVDYLPSTHGSAIFTRGETQALATVTLGTSREANQIDMPSFEGEETFYLHYNFPPFSTGEARPIRGTSRREVGHGNLAQRALKGMIPADCPYTVRVVAEVLESNGSSSMATVCSGTMALMDAGVQLIKPVSGIAMGLISDGDSGKYAVLSDILGDEDHLGDMDFKVTGTADGITACQMDIKVKGLSYEILVNALKQASAGRLHILGKLVETIAVPNADVKPHAPKMVTVTIPNEFIGALIGPGGKVIQELQKTTKTTIVINEDPVTEEGIVEILGTNQAGIDAVLAKIDSLTFKPVVGSVYEVKVIKMLDFGAVVEYMDAPGNEVLLHVSELAWERTENVSDVVNMGDVFDVKYFGVDARTRKDKVSRKALLPKPEGYVERPPRDDKRSGGRDNRGRDNRSRDRDKKRD; the protein is encoded by the coding sequence ATGATACCTAAAGTATTTAAAGAGGTCATAGACCTTGGTGATGGTAGAGAAATCACCATCGAAACCGGAAAATTAGCCAAACAGGCCCATGGTTCTGTAGTGGTTCAATCCGGAAAATGTATGTTGCTATGCACCGTAGTTTCAAACTACGAGCAGAAAGATTTAGATTTCTTACCCCTAACGGTAGATTACCGTGAAAAATTTGCAGCTTCGGGTCGTTATCCGGGTGGTTTCTTCAAAAGAGAAGCACGACCAAGCGACGGCGAAGTATTGACCATGCGTTTGGTGGACCGTGTATTGCGTCCCCTTTTCCCAAAAGACTATCACTCCGAAACACAGGTTATGATTCAATTGATGTCTCATGACGACGAGGTAATGCCCGATGCTATGGCAGGATTGGCAGCCTCTGCTGCAATACAACTTTCAGATTTTCCATTTGAATGTGCTATTTCTGAAGCCAGAGTAGGCCGTATTGATGGAAAATTTGTAATCAACCCAACCAGAGCTCAATTGTTGGAATCGGATATCGATATGATGATTGGTGCTTCGGCAGATTCAGTAATGATGGTTGAGGGTGAGATGAAAGAAATTTCGGAAGAAGAAATGGTGGAAGCAATTAAATTTGCCCATGATCATATTAAAGTTCAGTGTGCTGCACAAATAAGGCTTGCAGAAGCTTTCGGAAAAAAAGAAGTTCGTGAATATCCGGCCGAAAGAGAGGATGAAGATTTGGCTAAGAAGATTCATAAAATGGCTTACGACAAGGTGTACGCTATTGCAAAAGCAGGATCTGCTAAGCATGAAAGAAGCGCTGCCTTTTCAGAAATAAAAGAAGAAATAAAAGCTAGTTTTTCGGAAGAAGAATTGGAAGATATTGGAGGTTTAGTTTCTAAATACTACGGCAAGGCTGAAAAAGCTGCGATTCGTGATCTTACCTTAAACGAAGGATTACGTCTTGATGGACGTAAGACCGATGAGGTGCGTGATATTTGGTGTGAAGTTGATTATTTACCTTCTACACATGGTTCGGCCATCTTTACAAGAGGAGAAACTCAGGCATTGGCAACAGTAACCTTGGGAACTTCAAGAGAAGCAAACCAAATTGATATGCCATCCTTTGAAGGAGAAGAAACTTTCTATTTACACTATAACTTCCCTCCTTTCTCAACCGGTGAAGCCCGACCAATTCGCGGAACATCAAGAAGAGAAGTAGGACATGGTAACTTGGCACAACGTGCTTTAAAAGGAATGATTCCTGCAGATTGCCCTTATACTGTACGTGTAGTTGCGGAAGTATTAGAGTCTAATGGTTCGTCTTCTATGGCAACAGTATGTTCGGGGACTATGGCACTTATGGATGCCGGAGTTCAATTAATTAAGCCGGTTTCAGGTATTGCCATGGGATTAATTTCAGATGGTGATTCCGGAAAGTACGCCGTACTTAGTGATATCCTTGGTGATGAAGATCACTTGGGAGATATGGACTTTAAAGTAACCGGAACGGCAGACGGTATTACCGCTTGCCAAATGGACATCAAAGTAAAAGGTCTTTCCTATGAAATCTTAGTAAACGCTTTAAAACAAGCGTCTGCAGGTAGATTGCATATCTTAGGAAAACTAGTGGAAACAATAGCGGTACCAAATGCCGATGTGAAACCACATGCACCGAAGATGGTAACAGTTACAATTCCGAATGAATTTATTGGAGCCTTGATTGGACCCGGTGGAAAAGTTATTCAGGAATTACAGAAAACTACCAAAACTACCATTGTGATCAATGAAGATCCTGTAACGGAAGAAGGAATTGTTGAAATTCTAGGAACCAATCAGGCAGGAATTGATGCCGTACTTGCGAAGATAGATTCTCTTACTTTCAAGCCTGTAGTAGGAAGTGTATACGAAGTGAAAGTTATCAAAATGTTAGATTTTGGTGCAGTTGTAGAGTATATGGATGCTCCCGGAAATGAAGTGTTATTACACGTTTCTGAATTGGCATGGGAACGTACCGAAAATGTGAGCGATGTTGTGAACATGGGCGATGTTTTTGATGTGAAGTACTTTGGTGTAGATGCAAGAACGCGTAAGGACAAGGTATCTCGTAAGGCATTACTTCCAAAGCCGGAAGGATATGTAGAAAGACCACCACGCGACGATAAACGTAGCGGAGGTAGAGACAATCGCGGACGTGACAATCGCAGCCGTGACAGAGATAAAAAGAGAGATTAA
- a CDS encoding RNA polymerase sigma factor, whose protein sequence is MKLDALINACKENNREAQNELFLRYKDSLFLLSLKYCRNEADAEDNLHDAFVTIFSTIKKYKSTGSFEGWMKRITIYKAIDKYKKQKAIPVEINDNLLEDPTLEIEPADLPLDIILKLIQELPDQYRWVFNLYQMDDYSHREVAEMLKISESTSKSNYHRAKMILRDKIMQLNSPAIKMKA, encoded by the coding sequence TTGAAACTGGACGCACTTATAAATGCCTGTAAAGAAAATAACCGGGAAGCCCAAAACGAGCTATTCCTTCGTTATAAGGATTCGTTGTTCTTACTTTCCTTGAAATACTGCAGAAATGAAGCCGATGCCGAAGACAATTTGCACGATGCCTTTGTCACCATTTTCAGTACGATTAAAAAATATAAAAGTACAGGATCTTTTGAAGGCTGGATGAAACGTATCACCATCTATAAAGCCATCGACAAATACAAGAAACAAAAGGCAATACCGGTAGAAATTAATGACAACCTTTTGGAAGATCCTACTCTTGAAATTGAACCGGCAGACCTGCCATTAGATATTATTTTGAAGCTTATCCAGGAACTACCCGATCAATACCGCTGGGTCTTCAACCTGTATCAAATGGACGATTATTCGCATAGAGAGGTGGCTGAAATGTTGAAAATTTCTGAGAGCACCTCCAAATCTAATTATCACAGAGCAAAAATGATACTTAGAGATAAGATAATGCAGTTAAACAGCCCCGCAATTAAAATGAAAGCCTAA
- a CDS encoding RNA polymerase sigma factor RpoD/SigA has protein sequence MRQLKITKQVTNRETASLDKYLQEIGKVDLITADEEVELAQRIKAGDQRALEKLTKANLRFVVSVAKQYQNQGLTLPDLINEGNLGLIKAAQRFDETRGFKFISYAVWWIRQSILQALAEQSRIVRLPLNKIGSINKINKTFAFLEQAHERPPSAEEIAKELDMTINDVKESMKNSGRHVSMDAPLVEGEDSNLYDVLRSGESPNPDRALLHESLRTEIERALETLTPREADVIRLYFGLGDQHPMTLEEIGETFDLTRERVRQIKEKAIRRLKHTSRSKILKTYLG, from the coding sequence ATGAGACAACTTAAAATTACGAAGCAAGTTACCAACAGGGAAACAGCTTCTTTAGACAAGTACCTCCAGGAAATTGGAAAAGTTGACTTAATTACCGCAGACGAAGAAGTAGAGTTGGCACAACGTATAAAAGCGGGTGATCAACGCGCTTTGGAAAAACTAACCAAGGCAAACCTGCGTTTCGTTGTTTCGGTAGCAAAGCAATACCAAAACCAGGGATTAACATTGCCCGATTTAATTAATGAAGGGAATTTAGGATTAATCAAAGCTGCACAACGTTTTGATGAAACCCGTGGTTTTAAATTTATTTCGTACGCCGTTTGGTGGATTCGACAGTCTATCTTGCAGGCATTGGCGGAGCAGTCTCGTATTGTACGTTTGCCGCTGAATAAGATTGGAAGTATCAATAAAATAAATAAAACCTTTGCGTTTTTAGAGCAAGCACACGAACGTCCGCCCTCTGCCGAAGAAATTGCAAAGGAATTGGACATGACTATCAACGATGTGAAGGAGTCCATGAAAAATTCGGGACGTCACGTCTCAATGGATGCACCTTTGGTGGAAGGTGAAGATTCTAACCTTTACGATGTATTGCGAAGTGGTGAATCTCCAAATCCGGATCGTGCCTTATTACACGAATCGCTTCGTACCGAAATTGAGCGCGCTTTGGAAACATTGACGCCTCGTGAGGCCGATGTAATTCGCTTGTACTTTGGTTTAGGAGATCAACATCCTATGACTTTGGAAGAGATTGGCGAAACTTTCGACCTTACTCGTGAACGCGTGCGACAAATTAAAGAAAAGGCTATTAGACGTTTAAAGCATACGTCCAGAAGTAAAATCTTAAAAACATATTTGGGGTAA
- a CDS encoding BLUF domain-containing protein, protein MNHTICYVSQLSTGFTEEDINAVFETTQLNNCRKGITGILLYGFGNFFQVLEGDKKEINELYNTIIEDRRHHNIETLINHDINFPIFAGYSSSFNVVKTKSDLTAIKKYLDFFNTKTPFSSKITRLINPFLYAP, encoded by the coding sequence ATGAATCATACCATCTGCTATGTAAGTCAATTAAGTACCGGTTTCACAGAGGAAGACATCAACGCTGTCTTTGAAACTACACAGCTTAATAATTGCAGAAAGGGAATCACCGGAATTCTTTTATATGGCTTCGGAAATTTTTTCCAGGTACTCGAGGGAGACAAAAAGGAAATAAATGAACTGTATAACACGATTATTGAGGACCGTAGACATCATAATATCGAAACCCTTATAAACCACGACATAAATTTTCCTATTTTTGCAGGCTATAGCTCAAGTTTTAATGTTGTAAAAACAAAATCCGATTTGACTGCAATCAAAAAGTATTTAGATTTTTTTAATACAAAGACTCCTTTTTCCAGTAAAATAACCCGACTAATTAATCCTTTTTTATACGCTCCATGA
- the rpe gene encoding ribulose-phosphate 3-epimerase — MSKILIAPSILAADFGNLQRDVEMVNNSDADWFHLDVMDGVFVPNISFGMPVIKSIAKHASKTLDVHLMIVEPDRYIKTFAALGTNVLTVHYEASTHLHRTLQAIKAEGMQAGVALNPHTSVELLRDTIQDIDLVCLMSVNPGFGGQSFIENTYAKVRQLKAMITERGASTKIEIDGGVTNKNAAQLVTAGADVLVAGSYVFSASNPSQTIADLKKLANS; from the coding sequence ATGAGTAAAATTCTTATTGCCCCTTCTATTCTAGCAGCCGATTTCGGCAATTTACAACGCGATGTTGAAATGGTTAATAACAGCGATGCAGATTGGTTTCATCTGGATGTTATGGACGGTGTTTTCGTTCCTAATATATCTTTTGGGATGCCGGTAATAAAGAGTATTGCAAAACATGCTTCAAAAACCCTGGATGTACATCTCATGATTGTTGAGCCCGATCGTTATATCAAGACTTTTGCTGCCTTGGGGACGAATGTACTTACAGTTCATTATGAAGCTTCCACTCATTTACACAGAACTTTACAGGCTATTAAAGCCGAAGGCATGCAGGCGGGAGTCGCTTTAAATCCGCATACTAGTGTAGAATTACTGCGAGATACCATTCAGGATATCGATTTGGTGTGCTTGATGAGTGTAAACCCGGGATTTGGCGGGCAGAGTTTTATTGAAAACACCTACGCCAAGGTGCGACAGCTTAAAGCCATGATTACCGAAAGAGGCGCCTCCACAAAAATTGAAATCGATGGCGGTGTCACCAATAAAAATGCGGCTCAACTTGTGACAGCCGGTGCCGATGTTTTAGTCGCGGGGAGTTATGTTTTTAGTGCTTCGAATCCGTCTCAAACCATTGCAGATTTAAAAAAGCTGGCCAATTCGTAG
- a CDS encoding helix-turn-helix domain-containing protein — protein MEPSLDTWTSIFLLAVAMGLFLFVILMTSGIRKNYPIAFLILAFSLILFQYVLYWTHYDQRYPFLIQFPPVCYYATGPLLYLYFLNLYKHTIPKWFALHFIPSMVLMIPTVILWLKYAGITTMSIPMQPLVNAYWLIVAHMVGYAILILLLIAKHKELTSEFGKVRHKWAKVLITLYMLFILAYVSYYVLVNFSFFNSQWDYMISMMMSISIYTIGYFIMKQPKIFDGELFAHVFLPIKNKDESFEASLLNEFFENLTQYMAKQKPYTDNELRLVHLADQVGYSTHLLSKVINKKSGKNFNSFVNEYRLREAEQLLRSQSDEYIKNIYFDVGFNNKATFYKAFKNKYSCTPSEYKERLADE, from the coding sequence ATGGAACCATCTTTAGATACCTGGACCTCGATATTCTTGCTGGCAGTAGCCATGGGGTTGTTCCTGTTCGTAATTTTAATGACCTCCGGCATTAGGAAAAACTACCCTATTGCCTTTTTAATCCTCGCCTTTTCCCTTATTCTGTTTCAATATGTTTTGTATTGGACCCATTACGATCAGCGGTATCCGTTTCTAATTCAATTTCCTCCTGTATGCTATTATGCTACCGGTCCGCTGTTATATCTGTACTTTCTGAATTTGTACAAACACACCATCCCTAAATGGTTTGCATTGCACTTTATACCCTCAATGGTATTGATGATACCAACCGTGATTCTTTGGTTAAAATATGCGGGAATTACTACAATGAGTATCCCAATGCAGCCTCTTGTAAATGCGTATTGGCTTATTGTAGCACATATGGTAGGTTATGCTATACTCATACTTTTATTGATTGCAAAGCACAAGGAGCTCACTTCAGAATTCGGGAAAGTACGTCACAAATGGGCCAAAGTACTTATTACCCTGTATATGCTCTTTATACTTGCCTATGTTTCCTACTATGTGCTTGTAAATTTTTCATTTTTCAACTCACAATGGGATTATATGATTTCGATGATGATGAGTATTTCTATCTATACCATTGGGTATTTTATAATGAAACAGCCTAAAATTTTCGATGGAGAACTCTTTGCACATGTTTTTTTGCCTATAAAAAATAAGGATGAATCTTTTGAAGCCTCGCTTCTAAACGAATTTTTCGAAAATCTTACACAGTATATGGCGAAACAAAAACCCTATACCGACAACGAATTACGGCTGGTACATCTGGCCGATCAGGTTGGGTATTCCACGCATCTGCTGTCTAAGGTTATCAATAAAAAATCGGGTAAAAATTTCAACAGCTTCGTCAATGAATATCGACTTCGGGAGGCCGAACAGCTGCTGCGTTCACAAAGTGACGAATATATTAAAAACATCTATTTTGATGTGGGCTTCAACAATAAGGCAACCTTTTATAAGGCTTTTAAAAATAAATATAGTTGTACCCCTTCAGAATACAAGGAAAGGCTTGCCGACGAATAG